The Pseudoxanthomonas sp. SL93 genome segment TGCTGACGCGCCAGCGCGACCGCATCCGCCAGCGTTTCCCCGACATGGGGGAACGCCGGCGCTTCTTCGAACGCCTGCTGGCCAGTCCCTTGCCCCGCCTGTACCGGCAGCGCCTGCAGGCGCAGGCCGAAAACCTGTTCCAGTCCGCACTCGATGAAAGCGTGCAGCGCGCCCCCGAAGGCTCGGTGGCCTTGGTTGGCGCCGGCCCCGGCGATGCCGGGCTGGTGACGTTGAATGCGCTGCGTGCGATGAACGAAGCCGACGTGATCCTGCACGACCGGCTGGTCAGTGACGATGTGCTGCGCCTTGCGCGCCGCGACGCCACCTGCATCGAGGTCGGCAAGTCCGCAAGCGGGCACAGCGTGAAGCAGGATGAGATCCACGCCCTGATGCTGGCCCACGCACGCGCCGGCAAGCGCGTGGTGCGGTTGAAGGGCGGCGACCCGTTCGTGTTCGGTCGCGGCGGCGAGGAACTGGAATTCCTGCGCGCGCATGGCATCCCCTATGAAGTGGTACCGGGCATCACCGCCGCTGTCGCGTGCGCGGCGTATGCCGGCATCCCGTTGACCCACCGCGACCATGCGCAGTCGGTGCGTTTCGTCACCGCGCACTGCAAGGATTCGCTGGACACGCTGGACTGGGCATCGCTGGCGCAGGGGCAGCAGACGCTCGCCATCTACATGGGCGTGGCGGGCCTGGAGAACATCCGCGCGCGGCTGATCGAAGGCGGCCGTTCGCCGCAGACTCCCTTCGCCATTGTCGAGAACGGATCGCGCCGGGAGCAACGTGTGCTGAACGGGACCTTGGCCGATCTTCCGGAAACCGCGCGTTCTCACCAGGTACGCTCGCCAGCCCTGCTGATCCTGGGGGAAGTGGCCGCGCTGGCGCAGACGCTGCACTGGTTCGGTCACGCACCGCTGCAGCCCACCGGCACGCCGACA includes the following:
- the cysG gene encoding siroheme synthase CysG, with translation MSTPLFPLFADLRGRPVLVVGGGAVAERKTEALLRAGARPRLVAPELTTALQGWRDDGRIDWTQGVFQPAQLDGVWLVIAATADGTVNRAVAAAAEARCLLANVVDDAELSTFQVPAVVERGLLQVAISSGGGAPMVARHLRRQLETMLDDSWGDLVGLLTRQRDRIRQRFPDMGERRRFFERLLASPLPRLYRQRLQAQAENLFQSALDESVQRAPEGSVALVGAGPGDAGLVTLNALRAMNEADVILHDRLVSDDVLRLARRDATCIEVGKSASGHSVKQDEIHALMLAHARAGKRVVRLKGGDPFVFGRGGEELEFLRAHGIPYEVVPGITAAVACAAYAGIPLTHRDHAQSVRFVTAHCKDSLDTLDWASLAQGQQTLAIYMGVAGLENIRARLIEGGRSPQTPFAIVENGSRREQRVLNGTLADLPETARSHQVRSPALLILGEVAALAQTLHWFGHAPLQPTGTPTHSRNPQAPTLQAA